Proteins encoded together in one Fibrobacter sp. UWR2 window:
- a CDS encoding glutamate--tRNA ligase family protein — protein sequence MPGKIRFAPSPTGYLHEGHLLSALYVWAAAKKWNLSIHLRIEDHDQSRARPEYIRSIYEDLEWFGFEYDSDSIQSNRKPVYEAALEKLKREGLVYPCYCSRKQLEAENPKSATGEIVYSGKCLHAAEAHAADAPHNLRVIVPDETIHWHDLRLGDFDENPKKQCGDFPIRDRDGQWTYQFAVCVDDIDESITHVVRGEDILSSTARQIALMRMLGRETPPAYLHHPLIVDTAGKKLSKRELAHSLRQDREAGLSRETLLGRVCFKAGLAASPAPIGLADAIYLIYQIL from the coding sequence ATGCCTGGAAAAATCCGATTTGCGCCAAGCCCCACGGGCTACCTGCACGAAGGCCACCTGCTTTCGGCTCTATACGTGTGGGCTGCCGCGAAAAAATGGAACCTTTCAATCCACTTACGCATCGAAGACCACGACCAGAGCCGCGCACGCCCCGAATACATCAGGAGCATCTACGAGGACCTGGAATGGTTCGGGTTCGAATACGACAGCGACAGCATACAAAGTAACAGAAAGCCCGTCTACGAGGCAGCCCTCGAAAAACTCAAGCGCGAAGGCCTCGTTTACCCCTGCTACTGCAGCCGCAAGCAGCTCGAGGCAGAAAACCCCAAGAGCGCGACCGGCGAAATCGTTTATAGCGGGAAGTGCCTGCATGCCGCAGAAGCCCACGCAGCCGACGCACCGCATAACCTGCGGGTCATCGTTCCCGACGAGACCATCCACTGGCACGACCTGCGGCTCGGCGACTTCGACGAGAACCCGAAAAAGCAGTGCGGAGACTTCCCCATACGCGACCGCGACGGGCAATGGACCTACCAGTTCGCCGTATGCGTCGACGATATAGACGAAAGCATCACGCATGTCGTGCGCGGCGAGGACATCCTGAGTTCTACCGCCCGCCAGATTGCGCTGATGCGCATGCTCGGGCGCGAGACGCCGCCTGCATACCTGCACCACCCCCTTATCGTAGACACGGCCGGCAAGAAGCTTTCCAAGCGCGAGCTCGCCCACAGCCTGCGGCAGGACCGCGAAGCGGGCCTAAGCAGGGAAACGCTACTCGGGCGGGTATGTTTCAAGGCGGGCCTTGCCGCCTCGCCCGCGCCTATCGGGCTTGCCGATGCTATTTATTTGATATATCAGATTCTGTAA
- a CDS encoding glycosyltransferase: protein MLWTVLTYAVIGLLVTFGLFYLALEVRFFRALGGVREGESDVEPKPDVSILISARNEAAGIRATLDSVLAQDYAGKWEVWVADDRSDDDTPKILAEYAARDPRLHVLTIREIPEGVSPKKHALSQLIEACDGEILCLTDADCIVKPTWVAGIVREFEPGIELVAGHSYIPTEPGKSKVIVCMQAVETLIYRVAGTAGLAMHLPLTSTGNNLAYRKSFFKSVHGFDNVIKIQSGDDDLLMQKLAADRPWAMRYCIAESTFVTTSGKETLHELWEQRKRWASKTIYYTPKIVFVLSMVFLFLTMQCVAAILAPFSLEILIAFAATFVAKCVGDLVLILRGLRIFRQEHLLKWCIPVEIIHAPFTVLAVLFGLFGRFKWK, encoded by the coding sequence ATGCTCTGGACAGTACTCACATACGCGGTCATCGGCCTGCTGGTCACCTTCGGGCTGTTCTACCTGGCCCTCGAGGTGCGGTTCTTCCGTGCCCTGGGAGGCGTGCGCGAAGGGGAATCCGACGTGGAGCCCAAGCCGGACGTGAGCATACTGATTTCTGCCCGCAACGAGGCGGCGGGCATCCGCGCTACCCTCGATTCGGTACTCGCCCAGGACTACGCCGGCAAATGGGAAGTCTGGGTCGCCGACGACCGCAGCGACGACGACACCCCGAAAATCCTCGCGGAGTATGCAGCGCGCGACCCGCGGCTGCACGTGCTCACCATCAGGGAGATTCCCGAGGGAGTTAGCCCCAAGAAGCACGCTCTCAGCCAGCTCATCGAAGCCTGCGATGGCGAAATCCTCTGCCTCACCGACGCCGACTGCATCGTGAAGCCCACCTGGGTCGCCGGAATCGTCCGGGAATTCGAACCGGGTATCGAACTCGTGGCCGGGCACTCCTACATCCCGACCGAACCCGGCAAGTCGAAAGTCATCGTGTGCATGCAGGCTGTCGAGACGCTTATTTACCGCGTGGCAGGCACCGCGGGCCTCGCGATGCACCTGCCCCTCACGAGTACCGGCAACAACCTCGCCTACCGCAAGAGTTTCTTCAAGAGCGTCCACGGGTTCGACAACGTCATCAAGATCCAGAGCGGCGACGACGACCTCCTGATGCAGAAACTCGCCGCAGACCGCCCCTGGGCCATGCGCTACTGCATCGCCGAATCTACCTTCGTGACCACAAGCGGCAAGGAGACACTCCACGAACTCTGGGAACAGCGCAAGCGCTGGGCCTCGAAAACCATCTACTACACGCCGAAAATCGTGTTCGTGCTCAGCATGGTGTTCCTGTTCCTCACCATGCAGTGTGTCGCGGCGATTCTCGCGCCGTTCAGCCTCGAAATTCTCATAGCCTTCGCGGCCACCTTCGTGGCCAAGTGCGTCGGCGACCTTGTCCTAATATTACGCGGGCTCAGGATTTTCCGGCAGGAGCACCTGCTCAAGTGGTGCATCCCGGTCGAAATCATCCACGCCCCCTTTACCGTGCTGGCCGTACTCTTCGGCCTGTTCGGGCGCTTCAAATGGAAATAA
- the plsX gene encoding phosphate acyltransferase PlsX: protein MVKVALDALGGDFAPDVVVEGAVNAVNKNANLHVVLCGPEAVVKAKLESLGYAGNGISVVDAPDPVAMDEHPVQVLKKKPHSGLVTCVALQKKGMVDASVSAGNSGAMMASCLMLLGKSSEKFSRPPIGCVIPTADRPIILVDAGANVDERASTLVDFAIAGSAFAETYFGYEKPKVGLLNMGEEEHKGPAVLQEAHQLLKAAPVNFIGNIEGETLIMGAADVVVTSGFTGNVVLKMLEGFFEMHHKMFGSIDTPAGRRFDEMWDYRMTGGALLLGLNGTGIIAHGRSDALAIEKAVEVAAKYAEKGVFKNVNERLAAIKDESAEAK, encoded by the coding sequence ATGGTTAAAGTTGCTCTTGATGCTCTGGGTGGCGATTTTGCCCCCGACGTCGTTGTTGAAGGCGCGGTAAACGCCGTCAATAAGAATGCCAACCTGCACGTGGTCCTGTGCGGACCGGAGGCCGTGGTCAAGGCTAAACTCGAGTCGCTCGGGTATGCCGGCAACGGTATTTCGGTCGTCGATGCACCGGACCCGGTCGCCATGGACGAACATCCCGTGCAGGTTCTCAAGAAGAAGCCCCACTCCGGCCTGGTGACCTGCGTCGCCCTGCAGAAGAAGGGTATGGTCGATGCCTCCGTGAGCGCCGGCAACTCCGGTGCCATGATGGCTAGCTGCCTCATGCTTCTCGGGAAGTCTAGCGAGAAGTTCAGCCGTCCGCCTATCGGTTGCGTTATCCCGACCGCCGACCGCCCGATCATCCTGGTCGATGCCGGCGCGAACGTCGATGAACGTGCCTCCACGCTGGTCGATTTCGCCATCGCGGGTTCCGCCTTCGCCGAGACCTACTTCGGTTACGAGAAGCCGAAGGTTGGCCTCCTCAATATGGGCGAAGAAGAACACAAGGGCCCGGCAGTGCTCCAGGAAGCCCACCAGCTCCTGAAGGCCGCTCCGGTGAACTTCATCGGCAACATCGAAGGCGAGACTCTCATCATGGGTGCCGCTGACGTGGTCGTTACGTCCGGTTTCACGGGCAACGTTGTCTTGAAGATGCTTGAAGGCTTCTTCGAGATGCACCACAAGATGTTCGGCTCTATCGACACTCCGGCTGGCCGCCGCTTCGACGAGATGTGGGACTACCGCATGACCGGTGGCGCCCTGCTCCTCGGCCTCAACGGCACGGGCATCATCGCCCACGGCCGCTCCGACGCCCTCGCTATCGAGAAGGCTGTGGAAGTCGCCGCCAAGTACGCCGAGAAGGGTGTATTCAAGAACGTCAACGAACGCCTTGCCGCCATCAAGGACGAATCTGCCGAAGCCAAGTAA
- a CDS encoding PolC-type DNA polymerase III, giving the protein MENLSELKFAVVDVETSGGAGDENRITEIGIALLDGVEQVGEFHSLVDPGVPITPFVQNLTGITDEMVRGAPQFQALAEEIAELLDGRIFVAHNVMFDSKIMRTEMKRCCIAFDPPRLCTVKLSRKVFPGHVSYSLHNLTEALGLPDFNHHRAMADTLACAEILKLAYNKVGPEKILKEVKNLSKPKKARIIVSNS; this is encoded by the coding sequence ATGGAAAACCTGAGTGAACTAAAATTCGCCGTCGTGGACGTAGAGACGTCCGGCGGAGCGGGTGACGAGAACCGCATTACCGAAATAGGGATAGCCCTGCTCGATGGAGTCGAGCAGGTGGGCGAGTTCCATAGTCTCGTGGATCCGGGTGTGCCGATTACGCCGTTCGTGCAGAACCTTACGGGCATTACCGACGAGATGGTTCGCGGAGCCCCGCAGTTCCAGGCACTTGCAGAAGAGATTGCCGAACTTCTGGACGGGCGCATTTTCGTGGCGCACAACGTGATGTTCGATAGTAAGATCATGCGGACAGAGATGAAGCGCTGCTGCATTGCGTTCGACCCGCCGCGCCTCTGCACGGTGAAGCTGTCGCGCAAGGTTTTCCCCGGGCATGTGAGCTACAGTCTGCACAACTTGACCGAGGCCCTCGGGCTGCCGGACTTTAACCACCACAGGGCGATGGCCGACACGCTTGCCTGTGCCGAGATTCTGAAACTTGCCTACAACAAGGTCGGCCCGGAAAAGATCCTGAAAGAGGTGAAGAACCTCTCGAAGCCCAAGAAGGCGCGGATCATAGTCTCTAATTCCTGA
- a CDS encoding glycoside hydrolase family 26 protein — MKKELLLGAWVGGTGLYPQPTEDNIQSFQALQGGHIDLVSLFAQFDVNCWDWVEQFAETARKNGSTLVVTWMPTGYSAHKIIEGEADPYIQHFAKGVKSYGKEIWLRPLHEANGDWYDWGVGKLGAGNTDEDVAEAFRHIVRIFREESVDNVKWVWTTNSSNVGENTTFTGTYPGDEYVDYISIDGYNWGNKKCWSRWKSFSQVFKKSYTALSNIDKPVFIAETSCTESGGSKAEWIADMFKVLPAEFPKIFAIMWFSQSKSFEADWALDTSKAAVDAWKAGVNALAG; from the coding sequence ATGAAAAAAGAATTATTGCTCGGGGCGTGGGTCGGCGGTACAGGTCTCTATCCGCAACCCACGGAAGACAACATCCAATCCTTCCAGGCGCTGCAAGGCGGTCATATCGACCTGGTGAGCCTTTTTGCGCAATTCGACGTCAACTGCTGGGATTGGGTCGAGCAGTTCGCGGAAACAGCCCGTAAAAACGGCTCCACGCTCGTTGTCACGTGGATGCCGACTGGCTACAGCGCACACAAGATCATCGAGGGCGAAGCCGACCCCTATATCCAGCACTTTGCCAAGGGCGTCAAGAGCTACGGCAAGGAAATCTGGCTCCGGCCGCTGCACGAAGCAAACGGCGACTGGTACGACTGGGGCGTAGGCAAGCTCGGCGCAGGCAACACGGACGAGGACGTTGCGGAAGCATTCCGACACATCGTGCGGATCTTCAGGGAAGAATCCGTCGATAACGTAAAGTGGGTCTGGACGACCAACTCCTCGAACGTGGGCGAAAACACGACGTTCACGGGTACCTACCCTGGCGACGAATACGTGGATTACATATCCATCGATGGCTATAACTGGGGCAATAAAAAGTGCTGGTCCCGGTGGAAGAGCTTCTCGCAGGTATTCAAGAAGTCGTACACTGCGCTCTCGAACATCGACAAGCCGGTGTTCATCGCGGAAACCTCGTGCACCGAATCGGGCGGCAGCAAGGCCGAGTGGATTGCCGACATGTTCAAGGTGCTGCCCGCGGAATTCCCGAAGATTTTCGCCATCATGTGGTTCAGCCAGAGCAAGAGTTTTGAGGCGGACTGGGCGCTCGATACGTCGAAGGCCGCCGTGGACGCCTGGAAGGCGGGCGTCAACGCACTCGCAGGGTAA
- a CDS encoding SPOR domain-containing protein — protein sequence MRNFAICFWACALLASIAWAGDPTDIDSLFRGKEYKPELSPSLRDTTNVSATSIPSKAKDGKESKGNGYYVLQFEAVGDFDAAERRRAQIAASTGYNIQVVFEAPFYKLRGGGWTSKKAADDKARELSVYNINALVVKLR from the coding sequence ATGCGAAATTTTGCTATTTGCTTCTGGGCCTGCGCACTCCTCGCGTCTATCGCGTGGGCGGGCGACCCGACCGACATCGATTCCCTTTTCCGTGGTAAGGAATACAAGCCCGAACTGAGTCCGTCGCTCCGCGACACGACGAACGTCTCGGCCACCTCGATCCCGTCGAAGGCTAAGGACGGCAAGGAATCCAAGGGTAACGGCTATTACGTGCTGCAGTTCGAAGCCGTGGGCGATTTCGATGCGGCAGAACGTCGCAGGGCTCAGATTGCGGCCTCTACCGGCTACAATATCCAGGTGGTGTTCGAGGCTCCGTTCTACAAGCTCCGTGGCGGTGGCTGGACCAGCAAGAAGGCCGCCGACGACAAGGCCCGCGAACTCTCTGTCTATAATATTAATGCGCTCGTAGTCAAGCTGCGCTAA
- a CDS encoding DNA topoisomerase III: MATTKKTTESAKTAAKTATKTTTKKAAKATGEGITLIIAEKPSVAADLVKVLGAKSFKKNNGFYESDTTIVSHAIGHLVTIADPKDIDERYKAWDMKTLPMLPEKFPLVATPATKSQLSIVGKLIKRKDVTTIVNACDAGREGELIFFYILDYVLKGKFTGKTIKRLWMQSMTPAAIKDAFEHLRTAEEMENLKNAALCRSEADWLVGMNGSRGLTAYNSSMGGFQITPCGRVQTPTLAIIVKREEERQQFKPQKFWTVEADFDNDGNAYLGKWFTASKEEGKDRVKQIFDEKKAEEILDKCKGKPGKIEETTAPSQQKCGQLYDLTTLQREANNRFGFSAKTTLSIAQALYEKHKATTYPRTDSRCLPEDYVAPVKATLGKIEGPLAKFAQEALDKNYVKRTPKVFDNTKISDHFAIIPTGVTPKGLSEAEEKIYTMICQRFIAVFFPPAQYLNTTRITTVEGETFITEGKILVDPGFKAVYGKDSDEESNIPKLKGNAAKTLDIRAEEDFTKPPAHYTESTLLSMMESAGKLVEDDELRDAMKERGLGTPATRAAIIEKLVSDKYVVRDGKEMIPTAKAFDLIKVLSAMNCEALTSPELTGEWEYKMDLISKGKESRENFMKGIVDMTKNMVKNIKGFKEENTTGEAKFSPVNGKKVFETVSRYTTEDGIVIRKMIGGKHLTDEEIVELLTKRKIGPLTGFRSKRGAEFTAVLTINDQNKIEFVFDEKPEEIEIGEKVGKSPIDNTDMFETLTGYVSQSYIDKKPSGLNLPKVLLGKEIPLEEIKKLLAGEKTALIKGFRSNKTRRLFDAYLTLEKGKLKFDFPPREFKPRRFFKKKEA; the protein is encoded by the coding sequence ATGGCAACGACTAAGAAAACGACTGAAAGTGCAAAAACTGCGGCAAAGACCGCGACCAAGACTACAACGAAGAAGGCAGCCAAGGCTACCGGCGAGGGAATCACCCTCATCATCGCCGAAAAGCCGAGCGTCGCCGCCGACCTCGTGAAAGTCCTCGGTGCAAAGTCGTTCAAGAAGAACAACGGTTTTTACGAAAGCGACACGACCATCGTGAGCCACGCCATCGGCCACCTGGTGACCATCGCCGACCCGAAAGATATAGACGAGCGCTACAAGGCATGGGACATGAAGACGCTCCCGATGCTCCCCGAGAAGTTCCCGCTCGTCGCCACGCCCGCCACCAAGTCGCAGCTTTCCATCGTAGGCAAGCTCATCAAGAGGAAGGACGTGACGACCATCGTGAACGCATGCGATGCGGGCCGCGAAGGTGAACTGATTTTCTTCTACATTCTCGACTACGTGCTCAAGGGCAAGTTTACGGGCAAGACCATCAAGCGCCTGTGGATGCAGAGCATGACGCCTGCCGCCATCAAGGATGCCTTCGAGCACCTTCGCACCGCAGAGGAGATGGAAAACCTGAAAAATGCGGCCCTCTGCCGTAGCGAAGCCGACTGGCTCGTAGGCATGAACGGCAGCCGCGGCCTCACCGCGTACAACAGCAGCATGGGCGGGTTCCAGATTACGCCGTGCGGCCGCGTGCAGACCCCGACGCTCGCCATCATCGTGAAGCGCGAAGAAGAACGCCAGCAGTTCAAGCCGCAGAAGTTCTGGACCGTCGAGGCCGACTTCGACAACGACGGCAACGCCTATCTGGGCAAGTGGTTCACCGCCTCGAAGGAAGAGGGCAAGGACCGCGTCAAGCAGATTTTTGACGAGAAGAAGGCAGAGGAAATCCTCGACAAGTGCAAGGGCAAACCCGGCAAGATCGAGGAGACGACCGCCCCCAGCCAGCAGAAGTGCGGGCAGCTCTACGACCTCACCACGCTCCAGCGCGAGGCCAACAACCGCTTCGGCTTCAGCGCGAAGACGACCCTTTCGATTGCTCAGGCCCTGTACGAAAAGCACAAGGCCACGACCTACCCGCGTACCGACAGCCGCTGCCTGCCCGAAGACTATGTGGCCCCCGTGAAGGCGACCCTCGGGAAAATCGAGGGCCCGCTCGCCAAGTTCGCGCAGGAGGCTCTCGACAAGAACTACGTGAAGCGTACCCCGAAGGTTTTCGACAACACGAAGATTTCGGACCACTTCGCCATTATCCCCACGGGTGTCACCCCGAAGGGACTCTCCGAAGCCGAAGAGAAAATCTACACGATGATCTGCCAGCGCTTTATCGCGGTATTCTTCCCGCCGGCACAGTACCTGAACACCACCCGCATCACGACCGTCGAAGGCGAGACGTTCATTACCGAAGGCAAGATCCTCGTGGACCCGGGATTCAAGGCAGTTTACGGCAAGGATAGCGACGAGGAATCGAACATCCCGAAACTGAAGGGTAACGCCGCCAAGACGCTCGACATACGCGCCGAAGAAGACTTTACCAAGCCGCCTGCGCACTACACCGAAAGCACACTCCTTTCCATGATGGAGAGCGCAGGCAAGCTCGTCGAGGACGACGAGCTGCGCGACGCCATGAAGGAGCGCGGGCTTGGTACGCCGGCAACGCGCGCCGCCATCATCGAAAAACTCGTAAGCGACAAGTACGTCGTCCGTGACGGCAAGGAAATGATCCCGACGGCGAAGGCTTTCGACCTCATCAAGGTGCTCTCGGCCATGAACTGCGAGGCCCTCACGAGCCCGGAACTCACCGGCGAGTGGGAATACAAGATGGACCTCATCAGCAAGGGCAAAGAATCCCGCGAGAACTTCATGAAGGGAATCGTCGACATGACGAAGAACATGGTGAAGAACATCAAGGGGTTCAAGGAAGAGAACACCACCGGCGAGGCAAAGTTCAGCCCGGTGAACGGCAAGAAGGTGTTCGAGACCGTAAGCCGCTACACCACCGAAGACGGCATCGTCATCCGCAAGATGATCGGCGGCAAGCACCTGACCGATGAAGAAATCGTGGAACTCCTCACCAAGCGTAAGATTGGCCCGCTGACCGGCTTCCGCAGCAAGCGCGGCGCAGAATTCACCGCGGTGCTCACTATCAACGACCAGAACAAGATCGAGTTCGTTTTCGACGAGAAACCCGAAGAAATCGAGATCGGCGAGAAGGTGGGCAAGTCCCCCATCGACAACACCGACATGTTCGAGACGCTCACCGGCTACGTGAGCCAGAGCTACATCGACAAGAAGCCCTCGGGCCTGAACCTGCCCAAGGTGCTCCTCGGCAAGGAAATCCCGCTCGAAGAAATCAAGAAGCTCCTCGCCGGCGAAAAGACCGCTCTCATCAAGGGCTTCCGCAGCAACAAGACGCGCAGGCTCTTCGACGCCTACCTCACGCTCGAGAAGGGCAAACTCAAGTTTGACTTCCCGCCGCGCGAGTTCAAGCCGCGCCGGTTCTTCAAGAAAAAGGAAGCATAA
- a CDS encoding DUF177 domain-containing protein yields the protein MRIDIAQKLTEPEDRRVVWSHADAPEIFDELHLKGDLVAEVLVSPEGPGKCLVTGTLSGVQTLTCSRTLDLFDRPFTTEVVAEVERLPIAKQELDEDDADVFAYKIPQGQDFVDVSECIRQLVLLQEPVAPVKNPDEYFIFVSNNPPDDGADEAEKPMDPRWEKLMALKSKMENRS from the coding sequence TTGAGAATCGATATCGCACAGAAACTTACTGAACCCGAAGACCGCCGAGTGGTCTGGTCCCATGCCGACGCTCCCGAAATCTTCGACGAACTGCACCTCAAGGGCGATCTGGTAGCCGAGGTGCTGGTGAGCCCCGAAGGCCCCGGTAAGTGTCTCGTGACCGGTACGCTCTCCGGAGTGCAAACTCTGACCTGTTCCAGGACGCTGGATTTGTTCGACCGCCCGTTCACGACCGAAGTCGTGGCGGAAGTCGAGAGGCTCCCCATCGCAAAGCAGGAGCTGGACGAGGACGATGCAGATGTCTTCGCCTACAAGATCCCCCAGGGGCAGGACTTCGTAGATGTATCCGAGTGCATCCGACAGCTGGTTCTGCTGCAAGAACCGGTCGCGCCCGTGAAAAATCCTGACGAATATTTTATCTTTGTATCAAACAATCCGCCCGACGACGGTGCCGATGAGGCCGAAAAGCCCATGGACCCGCGCTGGGAAAAACTCATGGCTCTTAAGAGCAAAATGGAAAATAGGAGTTAA
- a CDS encoding GntR family transcriptional regulator: protein MTVEEICKWLEASKFKDGARLPSVRTVAERFSTSTCTVFRAYRKLIEAKKAYGEHGNGYFWGAAKVAVPEPLVHEQVVERLERLLQEDWKSGRFSTDAPLPTIKELCMQYETSVGSMRRTLEKLRAEGILARRGRGRFYFRTVQAQKAKEILLVMRSNPTGDFYCLGDRELEFMQKVYAEAEKRELRVHVLGYHEDSGKFLDSAGKAVLPETFRDAFGAILSTMLVFKPNRLFMLFARTRFPISVWWEHPLSEIPRALKKEPRYAFFNLAFGEFPGRSVGRFLRERGCMNVAYISPYHLSSWSVDRLNGLKKSGLHVFEAVDAERASPFEFSKEPPAFFEEVVARLAASAPQDVDAWVVVNDEVGCALHRMFLRGELARPPYVVSFDNTVDSYRIRLDSFKFNLDTLAEQSVFHIVSPGVTLYARDDFRELSGRVVEK from the coding sequence ATGACGGTGGAAGAAATCTGTAAGTGGCTAGAAGCCTCTAAATTCAAGGATGGCGCCAGGCTTCCGTCTGTCAGGACAGTGGCTGAACGGTTTTCGACGTCGACCTGTACGGTGTTCCGCGCCTACCGCAAGTTGATAGAGGCCAAGAAGGCTTACGGTGAACACGGCAATGGTTATTTCTGGGGCGCGGCGAAGGTTGCCGTGCCGGAACCTCTCGTGCACGAGCAGGTCGTGGAACGCCTGGAACGCTTGCTTCAAGAAGACTGGAAGTCCGGACGTTTTTCTACGGATGCACCGCTACCGACAATCAAGGAACTTTGTATGCAATACGAAACGTCGGTTGGCTCCATGAGGCGCACGCTCGAAAAGTTGCGGGCAGAAGGGATTCTCGCGCGCCGTGGCCGCGGTCGATTCTACTTCCGCACGGTGCAGGCGCAGAAGGCAAAGGAAATCCTTTTGGTAATGCGCTCAAACCCGACGGGGGATTTTTATTGCCTGGGAGATCGCGAACTCGAATTCATGCAGAAAGTTTATGCTGAGGCCGAAAAACGCGAGTTGCGTGTGCATGTACTCGGTTACCACGAGGATTCAGGCAAGTTCTTGGATTCGGCGGGCAAAGCCGTGTTGCCCGAGACATTTCGCGATGCCTTCGGGGCGATACTCTCCACGATGCTCGTCTTTAAACCGAACCGCCTCTTTATGCTTTTTGCAAGGACGCGCTTCCCGATATCGGTGTGGTGGGAACACCCGCTTTCCGAAATTCCGCGTGCCCTGAAGAAGGAACCGCGGTATGCCTTCTTTAACCTCGCCTTCGGCGAGTTTCCGGGCCGCTCCGTAGGGCGTTTTTTGCGTGAACGCGGCTGCATGAATGTCGCCTACATTTCGCCGTATCATTTGAGTTCCTGGTCAGTCGACCGCCTGAATGGTCTCAAAAAGTCGGGCCTGCATGTTTTCGAGGCGGTGGATGCCGAACGCGCAAGTCCGTTCGAATTCAGCAAGGAACCTCCGGCATTTTTTGAAGAAGTTGTCGCGCGCCTTGCGGCGAGTGCCCCCCAAGATGTAGATGCCTGGGTCGTGGTGAACGACGAGGTCGGCTGCGCGCTCCACCGCATGTTCCTGCGCGGCGAACTTGCGCGCCCGCCCTATGTAGTTTCGTTCGACAATACGGTGGACAGTTACCGCATCCGTCTGGATTCCTTCAAGTTCAATCTCGATACGCTTGCCGAACAGTCGGTGTTCCATATCGTTTCGCCGGGAGTCACGCTGTACGCCCGCGACGATTTCCGCGAACTCTCTGGCCGTGTGGTGGAGAAGTAG
- a CDS encoding glycoside hydrolase family 3 N-terminal domain-containing protein — protein sequence MHSVRSAILAIAIACSMAVAQVSATNNPYNLPAELFGLWNSLTLEEKVGQMIMVYMTTPKFVTENHFGGVLVMNPHLSNVRQFGRTLTSITTKAKVPLLVTIDQEGGSVSRIGKIDRKWEKTPSAKELRELDPEAIERIAGEIGNTLKEIRINLNLAPAIDPPSDINGKETFMEHWGRSWGGIGNADKVRAFVKGMKANGITSASKHFPGYDSETNSDLQMAESEATEETIRNNVEFFKALATDVPIIMMSSVRYRKISNAPAVFEPKIVKMAHDIDDDIVVLTDDLWGTNLRSWISGTDTLEDPYPASEFRKVVMAALDAGNDMFMTTYPVKAVDMKNTLVELAQQNKDYLIRIEKSVARILKMKFRAGIIRN from the coding sequence TTGCACTCCGTCCGTTCTGCAATACTGGCCATCGCGATAGCTTGTTCCATGGCAGTGGCGCAGGTTTCGGCAACGAACAATCCGTACAACCTTCCGGCCGAACTTTTCGGCCTCTGGAACTCGCTCACTCTCGAAGAAAAAGTCGGGCAGATGATTATGGTGTACATGACGACCCCGAAGTTCGTCACCGAGAACCACTTCGGCGGAGTGCTCGTGATGAACCCGCACCTCTCAAACGTCAGGCAGTTCGGGCGCACCCTCACCAGCATCACCACAAAGGCGAAGGTTCCGCTCCTCGTCACCATCGACCAGGAAGGCGGCAGCGTGAGCCGCATCGGCAAAATCGACCGCAAGTGGGAAAAGACCCCGAGTGCAAAGGAATTACGCGAGCTGGATCCCGAGGCTATCGAGCGCATCGCAGGCGAAATCGGTAACACGCTCAAGGAAATCCGCATAAACCTGAACCTCGCCCCCGCAATCGACCCGCCCTCCGACATCAACGGCAAGGAGACCTTCATGGAGCACTGGGGCCGTTCCTGGGGCGGCATCGGGAATGCAGACAAGGTTCGCGCATTCGTAAAGGGAATGAAGGCAAACGGCATAACGAGCGCCTCGAAGCATTTCCCCGGCTACGACAGCGAGACGAACAGCGATCTGCAAATGGCCGAAAGCGAGGCGACCGAAGAGACCATCCGCAACAACGTCGAGTTCTTCAAGGCGCTCGCCACGGATGTCCCCATCATCATGATGAGCAGCGTTCGCTACAGGAAAATCTCAAACGCGCCCGCAGTCTTTGAACCGAAAATCGTGAAGATGGCCCACGACATCGACGACGATATCGTGGTACTTACCGACGACCTGTGGGGAACGAATCTGCGTTCATGGATAAGCGGCACCGACACCCTCGAGGACCCCTACCCCGCATCCGAATTCAGGAAGGTCGTGATGGCCGCGCTCGATGCCGGCAACGACATGTTCATGACGACCTACCCCGTGAAGGCGGTCGACATGAAAAACACGCTGGTCGAACTCGCCCAGCAAAATAAGGATTACCTTATCCGTATCGAAAAATCCGTCGCCCGAATTCTAAAGATGAAGTTCCGGGCAGGGATTATCAGGAATTAG
- the rpmF gene encoding 50S ribosomal protein L32, which translates to MAVPKRKTSTARRDKRRTHWKMEAPAMATCDHCGSAKRPHRVCPVCGFYNGVEVVNMKDAEA; encoded by the coding sequence ATGGCAGTACCTAAAAGAAAAACCTCGACCGCCCGTCGTGACAAGCGCCGTACCCACTGGAAGATGGAAGCTCCCGCTATGGCTACCTGCGACCACTGCGGTTCTGCAAAGCGTCCGCACCGCGTGTGCCCGGTTTGCGGCTTCTACAATGGTGTCGAAGTTGTCAACATGAAGGACGCCGAAGCCTAA